Part of the Candidatus Methylomirabilota bacterium genome is shown below.
TGTAAGGCCATGACACACTCCTCTCCGGTTTCCTTGCTGTGGCTCACTAAAGAGATGATCGATGAAACGGAAAGATCGCGCAAGCGGCGGTAGTATAGCCGATCGCGGGGAACTGGTAAAGCATGGGAAGCCGGGACGCGGTATCACAGGTGTAGGTAGCCACGACCCGTCCCCATCTCCATCTTCGGGGCCAGAAGGTGATGCTGGACACGGATCGGGCTGAGCTCTACGGCGTAAGCGTGGGGAGACTGAACGAAGCGGTGAAGCGTAACCGGGGTCGTTTTCCAGATGATTTCATGTTTCA
Proteins encoded:
- a CDS encoding ORF6N domain-containing protein — encoded protein: MLDTDRAELYGVSVGRLNEAVKRNRGRFPDDFMFQLTNESGRT